In one window of Verrucomicrobiota bacterium DNA:
- a CDS encoding DUF1282 domain-containing protein, translated as MLNAIMLLLSPVGAWNRIAKSRAHPLAVFLLTLLPLLAGAVWVEGYGIARWGTHQGELSRILTVETSRIQKYQAAQAVLLIMTFIGGGFMIRVIAHSFHFFPSFQQSFTLAVYGWSPFLFVRILDAHPAIASWGCWILGAVFSVRALYHGVGIVLQPDQTKGFGMFLVASLLGTMLTGLTHFLAQAVLSGRILP; from the coding sequence ATGTTGAACGCGATCATGCTCCTGCTCAGCCCGGTTGGGGCTTGGAATCGCATTGCAAAATCGCGCGCCCATCCTCTGGCGGTCTTTTTGCTGACACTTCTGCCGCTTCTGGCGGGCGCGGTCTGGGTGGAAGGTTACGGCATTGCCCGATGGGGGACTCACCAGGGCGAATTGAGCCGCATCCTTACCGTCGAAACGTCCCGGATTCAAAAATATCAAGCGGCCCAGGCTGTCCTGTTGATCATGACGTTCATCGGCGGCGGCTTCATGATCCGGGTCATCGCCCATAGCTTTCACTTTTTCCCTTCCTTCCAGCAATCCTTCACCCTGGCCGTTTATGGTTGGAGTCCTTTTCTTTTCGTCCGCATTCTTGACGCGCACCCCGCTATCGCGAGTTGGGGTTGTTGGATCCTCGGTGCCGTCTTCTCCGTGCGCGCCCTTTATCACGGAGTGGGCATCGTCCTGCAGCCCGATCAGACCAAGGGATTCGGAATGTTTTTGGTCGCCTCTCTTTTGGGGACGATGCTGACCGGCCTGACTCATTTTCTGGCTCAGGCGGTGCTCTCCGGCCGCATTCTGCCTTGA